The Mercenaria mercenaria strain notata unplaced genomic scaffold, MADL_Memer_1 contig_1767, whole genome shotgun sequence genome window below encodes:
- the LOC128551854 gene encoding uncharacterized protein LOC128551854 isoform X1: MRHSYTKILCISLQDPVEKNEKTTEMDAGGESSVNNTAEDTIQETEQSKQSSQEKLTGPIEDDKIEETEVMDADGENSVNNTAEDTIQETEQSKQSSKKIHTI; encoded by the exons ATGAGACATAGTTACACTAAAATTCTTTGCATTTCTTTACAAGACCCTGTGGAGAAgaatgaaaaaacaacagaaatggaTGCCGGTGGTGAAAGCAGTGTCAACAACACAGCTGAGGACACTATTCAAGAAACAGAACAAAGTAAACAAAGCA GTCAGGAAAAACTTACAGGACCCATAGAGGACGATAAGATAGAAGAAACTGAAGTAATGGATGCCGATGGTGAAAACAGTGTCAACAACACAGCTGAGGACACTATTCAAGAAACAGAACAAAGTAAACAAAGCAGTAAGAAGATACAtacaatttaa
- the LOC128551854 gene encoding uncharacterized protein LOC128551854 isoform X2: MRHSYTKILCISLQDPVEKNEKTTEMDAGGESSVNNTAEDTIQETEQSQEKLTGPIEDDKIEETEVMDADGENSVNNTAEDTIQETEQSKQSSKKIHTI; encoded by the exons ATGAGACATAGTTACACTAAAATTCTTTGCATTTCTTTACAAGACCCTGTGGAGAAgaatgaaaaaacaacagaaatggaTGCCGGTGGTGAAAGCAGTGTCAACAACACAGCTGAGGACACTATTCAAGAAACAGAACAAA GTCAGGAAAAACTTACAGGACCCATAGAGGACGATAAGATAGAAGAAACTGAAGTAATGGATGCCGATGGTGAAAACAGTGTCAACAACACAGCTGAGGACACTATTCAAGAAACAGAACAAAGTAAACAAAGCAGTAAGAAGATACAtacaatttaa